The Allochromatium tepidum genome has a window encoding:
- the rnt gene encoding ribonuclease T: MREQEHIPNGIARRFRGFLPVVVDVETAGFDAQRHALLEIAAVIIRQRPDGLLEPAPTLACHVLPFVGSEIDPRALAFNGIDPHHPFRDAVSEHDALERILTPIRKVVKSTGCNRAILVGHNAHFDLGFIKAAVERTGYKRNPFHAFSVFDTVTLGGLMFGQTVLAKASRAAGLHWKHSEAHSAVYDAEQTARLFCAVVNRWRELDPERYWERNTEVVAGSDQVSG; the protein is encoded by the coding sequence ATGAGAGAACAGGAACACATCCCCAACGGCATCGCGCGGCGTTTTCGCGGCTTCCTGCCCGTGGTGGTGGACGTCGAGACCGCCGGTTTCGATGCCCAGCGCCACGCCCTGCTGGAGATCGCGGCCGTCATCATCCGCCAACGGCCCGACGGTCTACTCGAACCCGCGCCGACGCTCGCCTGCCATGTGCTGCCGTTCGTCGGTTCGGAGATCGATCCGCGTGCGCTGGCCTTCAACGGCATCGATCCGCATCATCCTTTTCGCGATGCGGTCTCGGAACATGACGCGCTCGAACGCATCCTCACCCCGATCCGCAAGGTGGTGAAATCGACCGGCTGCAACCGCGCCATCCTGGTCGGGCACAATGCGCACTTCGACCTGGGATTCATCAAGGCCGCCGTCGAGCGTACCGGCTACAAGCGCAATCCCTTCCATGCCTTCAGCGTCTTCGACACCGTCACGCTCGGCGGACTGATGTTCGGCCAGACCGTGCTGGCCAAGGCGTCCAGAGCGGCGGGACTGCACTGGAAGCACAGCGAGGCGCACTCGGCGGTCTATGACGCGGAGCAGACCGCGCGGCTGTTCTGCGCGGTCGTCAATCGCTGGCGCGAGCTCGATCCCGAGCGCTACTGGGAGCGCAATACCGAGGTGGTGGCGGGATCGGACCAGGTTTCGGGTTGA
- a CDS encoding VacJ family lipoprotein has translation MLLLGCASKPGREVDPRDPLEPFNRATFRFNMDFDKAFVQPVARGYRKVTPEPVDRGITNFFNNLADVTSAVNNVLQFKMSRAGSDVGRLFINSTVGVLGFVDVATNVGLPSYKEDFGQTLGYWGLEPGAYLVTPFLGPSTMRDAIGMGGDIVMDPLVNLKKHQVHWGLVGVRVIDRRADLLTTTEIVEEASIDLYSFVRDAYLQRRQTLVHDGNPPRDASQPDFWDEVEF, from the coding sequence ATGCTCTTGCTGGGGTGCGCCTCCAAGCCCGGTCGCGAGGTCGATCCGCGCGATCCGCTGGAGCCTTTCAACCGGGCCACCTTCCGTTTCAACATGGATTTCGACAAGGCGTTCGTGCAGCCGGTCGCCCGGGGCTATCGGAAAGTGACGCCGGAACCGGTCGATCGCGGCATCACCAACTTCTTCAACAACCTCGCCGATGTCACCTCGGCGGTCAACAACGTCCTGCAATTCAAGATGTCGCGCGCCGGCAGTGATGTCGGGCGCCTCTTCATCAACTCCACCGTCGGGGTGCTGGGCTTCGTCGACGTGGCCACCAATGTCGGCTTGCCGAGCTACAAGGAAGACTTCGGGCAGACACTCGGTTACTGGGGGCTGGAGCCGGGTGCCTATCTGGTCACGCCTTTCCTCGGACCGAGCACCATGCGCGATGCCATCGGTATGGGGGGCGACATCGTCATGGACCCGCTGGTCAATCTCAAGAAGCATCAGGTGCACTGGGGACTGGTCGGGGTGCGCGTGATCGACCGGCGCGCGGATCTGCTGACGACGACCGAGATCGTCGAGGAGGCCTCCATCGATCTCTACAGCTTCGTCCGCGACGCCTATCTCCAGCGCCGTCAGACCCTGGTCCACGACGGCAATCCGCCGCGCGACGCCTCACAGCCCGACTTCTGGGACGAGGTCGAGTTCTGA
- the pyrC gene encoding dihydroorotase — protein sequence MPHNDSIEIIRPDDWHLHLRDGAAMADVVGFSARRFARAIVMPNLKPPVVTTEQALAYRSRILAALPENSGFTPLMTLYLTDRTTPDEIARARDSGVVVACKLYPAGATTNSESGVTDVPRLKPVLEAMRAAAMPLLVHGEVTDEAVDIFDREPVFIERVLRPLIDQVPGLKIVLEHVTTAEAVNFVRSGPETLAATITPHHLLYNRNAILAGGIRPHFYCLPVLKRERHRLALVEAATSGHPRFFLGTDSAPHAVGSKECSCGCAGIFSAHAALEAYAEVFDRAGALDRLEGFASRHGPDFYGLPRNQERIRLIRASWTLPERYAFGDSQVVPMCAGETIGWRIE from the coding sequence ATGCCGCACAACGACTCGATCGAGATCATCCGCCCCGACGACTGGCATCTGCATCTGCGCGATGGTGCGGCCATGGCCGATGTGGTGGGTTTCAGTGCACGCCGATTCGCGCGCGCCATCGTCATGCCGAATCTCAAGCCGCCGGTGGTGACGACCGAACAGGCGCTCGCCTACCGTTCGCGCATCCTCGCCGCGCTTCCCGAGAACAGCGGCTTTACGCCGCTGATGACGCTCTATCTCACCGATCGCACCACCCCGGACGAGATCGCGCGCGCCAGGGACAGCGGCGTGGTGGTCGCCTGCAAGCTCTATCCGGCCGGCGCGACCACCAACTCCGAGAGCGGCGTGACCGACGTCCCCCGGCTCAAGCCGGTGCTGGAGGCGATGCGCGCGGCCGCAATGCCGCTGCTGGTGCATGGGGAGGTCACGGACGAGGCGGTCGACATCTTCGACCGCGAGCCGGTGTTCATCGAGCGGGTGCTGCGCCCGCTCATCGATCAGGTTCCCGGACTCAAGATCGTGCTGGAGCATGTGACCACCGCCGAGGCCGTGAACTTCGTGCGTTCCGGCCCCGAGACCCTGGCCGCGACCATCACGCCGCATCATCTGCTCTACAACCGCAATGCCATCCTGGCCGGCGGGATTCGTCCACACTTCTACTGCCTGCCGGTGCTCAAACGTGAGCGCCATCGGCTGGCGCTGGTCGAAGCCGCGACCAGTGGCCATCCGCGCTTCTTCCTGGGCACCGACAGTGCGCCTCATGCCGTTGGGAGCAAGGAATGCAGTTGCGGCTGCGCCGGCATCTTCAGCGCTCATGCCGCGCTGGAAGCCTATGCCGAGGTCTTCGACCGGGCCGGCGCGCTCGACCGGCTCGAAGGCTTCGCCAGCCGGCATGGACCGGATTTCTACGGCCTGCCCCGCAACCAGGAGCGCATCAGACTGATCCGCGCTTCCTGGACGCTCCCTGAGCGTTATGCGTTCGGAGACAGCCAGGTGGTTCCGATGTGCGCCGGCGAGACCATCGGCTGGCGGATCGAGTGA
- a CDS encoding RNA-guided endonuclease TnpB family protein, with product MNVTRILHAKHPNPGKLAALREQARRLGQVRSEVWQRFGSISGVGLSDRRIRDAWRRDGRTFPVSANAWKETLRDAKGDITANLEAAKVKARRRLRRHTQDKAEQQRLFAALKGRGWTGDPYLRRIMRREWKRGHNHTHNQIIVRSDSYTTFQLGGRTWIKIPGLVKGQRIAIPLNTTVEPTGTLRIILKDAGLEVHYTIEAKVKHDCGARTLGVDKGYSEVLVDSDGDHHGPELGALLTDASDKLKAKYRRRSKLRAIANRTRNPRKREHIRRFNLGRRKLDRQLDQTQARIRDTVFQAVHTVVDKAAVIATEDLTAPMSGKSFGKNVNRRLAAWTKGVIAEALDSVSSRRGSTVVLVNPAYTSQMDSRTGCLDGKRKGDRFYCSDGVVLQADENAARNVPARLSDPDIKRFTPFQRVKAILPARTERLRLVLLNPDSSCSPARVLSTESESLKTTISNFV from the coding sequence ATGAACGTCACGCGCATTCTGCACGCCAAGCACCCGAACCCAGGCAAGCTCGCGGCCTTGCGCGAACAGGCGCGACGGCTCGGGCAGGTGCGCTCTGAGGTTTGGCAGCGGTTTGGGTCGATCAGTGGCGTGGGTCTGTCGGATCGCCGGATTCGCGATGCCTGGCGGCGGGACGGGCGTACCTTCCCGGTCTCGGCCAATGCCTGGAAAGAAACCCTGCGCGATGCCAAGGGCGACATCACGGCCAACCTGGAAGCGGCCAAGGTCAAGGCCCGGCGGCGCCTCCGGCGTCATACCCAGGATAAGGCCGAACAACAACGCCTGTTCGCCGCCCTCAAGGGCCGGGGCTGGACCGGCGATCCCTATCTGCGCCGGATCATGCGCCGGGAATGGAAGCGCGGACACAACCACACGCACAATCAAATCATCGTGCGCTCGGACAGCTACACGACGTTTCAGCTCGGCGGGCGTACCTGGATCAAGATCCCCGGCCTGGTCAAAGGCCAACGGATCGCCATTCCACTCAACACCACGGTCGAGCCGACCGGCACCCTGCGGATCATCCTCAAGGACGCGGGTCTCGAAGTCCACTACACGATTGAAGCCAAGGTCAAGCACGACTGTGGCGCGCGCACCCTTGGCGTCGATAAAGGCTACTCCGAGGTACTGGTCGATTCCGATGGCGACCACCATGGCCCGGAACTGGGCGCGCTCCTCACCGACGCCTCCGACAAGCTCAAAGCCAAGTACCGGCGCCGATCCAAACTGCGCGCCATCGCCAACCGCACCCGCAACCCGCGCAAGCGCGAGCACATCCGCCGCTTCAACCTCGGGCGCCGGAAGCTCGATCGGCAGCTGGACCAGACCCAAGCACGGATTCGCGACACCGTCTTTCAGGCCGTTCACACCGTCGTCGATAAAGCCGCCGTCATCGCGACTGAAGACCTCACCGCCCCCATGTCCGGCAAGTCCTTCGGCAAGAACGTCAATCGCAGGCTCGCCGCCTGGACGAAAGGCGTCATTGCCGAAGCGCTTGACAGCGTTTCCAGCCGTCGAGGTTCGACGGTCGTTCTCGTTAATCCGGCTTACACATCGCAAATGGATTCCCGAACCGGTTGTCTCGACGGCAAGCGGAAAGGGGATCGGTTTTACTGTTCCGACGGGGTTGTGTTGCAGGCTGACGAGAATGCTGCGCGAAACGTGCCGGCGAGGTTGTCGGACCCGGACATCAAGCGGTTCACGCCGTTCCAGCGGGTCAAGGCGATCTTGCCGGCACGGACTGAGCGCCTCCGGTTGGTCCTGCTCAACCCGGACTCCAGTTGCTCGCCCGCACGGGTGCTATCAACGGAGAGCGAATCACTTAAAACCACCATAAGCAACTTTGTTTAG
- the pglZ gene encoding BREX-3 system phosphatase PglZ, with protein sequence MSLWTDRILSHFTADLTRLWVACDPDDVLLDEKLLSELRGRGFELMLYEDPFAFRAEYEERYRAAWDRGEPGPAPSLVLHLRSADANALPWDIVHHGRVVRLSLADLFPKLAYSAVRQVEPEHLAGLFHAHQTELQNARGENESKDFILEHVYQLAPRSIRNPVDFWRELLRLHFANRSLPPLFAGHAAGIIQGKGLFADQPVATWLASKSVLLRVVQDAWYRYLKTLGLDGTRTGEPLPPDYVAKIEIPFDHSDVQVLVDSMFLDGSLHPLAVHSVPAGMPSWIKAGIVQDPAALQALVLKGIDGLIEATPTAASSHKDWSEFAKRYGEILARTHGLPGTEDSEHLPVIRERLKTLQAQSDEQLQAWVAAKHYADLILQPVTKGPVMVHHIPRFLRHRLSAGETKVALLVFDGLAFDQWVQIRERLIATTKRFAFDEGTAFAWLPTVTSVSRQALFSGLKPREFDDSIDRMDKEESLWKTFWQNEGVNANEVMYRRALRQVDQLDVLEADLNDRRPKVVGLVIDEVDDRLHKERSKKDVAMWIGNWLTSGFVDRLFSLLLDKGYHVYLTADHGNVESTGVGRPNQGVIAETRGERVRVYRSEPLLAGSAAAYPSTVRLDIAGLPANFMPLFAGGRTAFVPEGEQVVVHGGVSVEELIVPFVKVSYVIGTE encoded by the coding sequence ATGAGCCTTTGGACGGATCGCATCCTGAGCCACTTCACGGCCGACCTCACCCGGCTGTGGGTGGCGTGCGACCCTGATGACGTGTTGCTCGACGAAAAGCTGTTGTCCGAACTGCGCGGTCGCGGCTTCGAGCTGATGCTGTACGAAGACCCGTTCGCCTTCCGCGCGGAATATGAGGAACGCTATCGCGCCGCCTGGGATCGGGGTGAGCCGGGGCCTGCGCCATCGTTGGTTCTGCATCTTCGCAGCGCCGACGCGAATGCGTTGCCGTGGGACATCGTGCATCACGGGCGTGTGGTCCGGCTCAGTCTTGCCGATCTGTTCCCCAAGCTGGCTTACAGTGCAGTGCGGCAAGTCGAGCCGGAGCATCTTGCCGGACTGTTTCATGCCCACCAGACGGAATTGCAGAATGCACGGGGCGAGAACGAGTCCAAGGACTTCATCCTCGAACACGTCTACCAACTGGCGCCGAGGTCGATTCGCAACCCGGTGGACTTCTGGCGTGAGCTGCTGCGGCTTCACTTTGCCAACCGCTCGTTGCCGCCCCTGTTTGCCGGGCACGCGGCAGGCATCATTCAAGGCAAGGGGCTGTTCGCCGACCAACCCGTCGCCACCTGGCTGGCGTCCAAGAGCGTGCTGCTGCGCGTGGTGCAGGATGCGTGGTACCGCTACCTGAAAACGCTGGGGCTGGACGGCACGCGCACGGGCGAACCGCTACCGCCAGACTACGTCGCCAAGATCGAGATCCCGTTCGATCACTCCGATGTGCAGGTGCTGGTCGACTCCATGTTCCTCGACGGCAGCTTGCATCCGCTGGCGGTGCACAGCGTCCCGGCGGGGATGCCGAGTTGGATCAAGGCGGGGATCGTCCAGGACCCGGCGGCGTTGCAAGCCTTGGTGCTCAAAGGCATCGATGGCCTGATCGAGGCAACCCCAACGGCAGCCTCGTCACACAAGGACTGGAGCGAGTTCGCCAAGCGCTACGGCGAGATCCTGGCCCGCACGCATGGTCTGCCAGGCACGGAAGACAGCGAACACCTGCCAGTGATTCGGGAGCGCCTCAAGACTTTGCAGGCTCAGTCAGACGAGCAACTGCAGGCTTGGGTTGCAGCCAAACATTACGCTGACTTGATCCTGCAGCCGGTCACCAAAGGCCCGGTGATGGTGCACCACATACCGCGCTTCTTGCGCCATCGTCTGTCCGCAGGGGAAACCAAGGTGGCCCTGCTGGTCTTCGACGGGCTGGCCTTCGACCAGTGGGTGCAGATCCGGGAGCGCCTGATCGCCACCACCAAACGTTTCGCGTTCGACGAGGGAACCGCATTCGCATGGCTGCCGACCGTGACATCGGTATCGCGCCAGGCGCTGTTCTCCGGCCTGAAACCGCGCGAGTTCGATGACTCCATCGACCGGATGGACAAGGAGGAATCCTTGTGGAAGACGTTCTGGCAGAACGAAGGCGTCAACGCGAATGAGGTGATGTACCGACGTGCGCTGCGCCAAGTCGATCAACTGGATGTGCTTGAGGCGGACTTGAACGACCGGCGTCCGAAGGTGGTGGGCCTGGTCATCGATGAGGTGGACGATCGGCTCCACAAGGAGCGGTCCAAGAAAGACGTGGCGATGTGGATCGGCAACTGGCTGACATCCGGATTCGTCGACCGGCTGTTCTCGCTGCTGCTGGACAAGGGCTACCACGTCTATCTCACGGCGGACCACGGCAACGTGGAATCCACCGGCGTCGGCAGACCCAACCAGGGCGTCATTGCCGAGACGCGCGGTGAGCGCGTGCGGGTCTACCGAAGTGAGCCGTTGCTGGCCGGTTCCGCTGCGGCCTATCCCTCCACAGTCAGGTTGGACATCGCTGGACTACCCGCGAACTTCATGCCCCTATTCGCAGGCGGACGAACCGCCTTCGTGCCGGAGGGCGAACAGGTGGTGGTCCACGGCGGGGTGTCGGTCGAAGAGTTGATCGTGCCCTTTGTGAAAGTCAGTTATGTGATTGGTACCGAATGA
- a CDS encoding SNF2-related protein — MHLSLDYAVGDWCRHIRQASPCRVIDRQDVWGEVAYRVWLPAKDAVVRARGVDLAALESVRPSVEQILHTTAAAKLLDALEDNLLPAPIQSSVVPLPHQLYALNRAVSRDRERFEDLISVAWDLVIIDEAHRMGGSTSQVARYKLGAALAEASPYLLLLSATPHQGKTDQFMRLMQLLDRDAFPDESSVSRDRVRPFVIRTEKRASINAEGQPLFKPRVTRLQAVAWQARHGSQQRLYEAVTDYVRHGYNQAMAAKQRHIGFLMILMQRLVTSSTAAIRTRWKSVRPCWRHHSRRPTCSRTPARMSGPISTANRKPNRPARRARAPAQATATGTRCAHGRPGRHGGRRAGFECRDDGARRR; from the coding sequence ATGCATCTCTCGCTGGATTACGCCGTCGGCGACTGGTGCCGGCATATCCGTCAGGCATCACCTTGCCGTGTGATCGATCGCCAAGACGTGTGGGGCGAGGTCGCCTACCGCGTCTGGCTGCCGGCCAAGGACGCGGTGGTGCGCGCCCGTGGGGTGGACCTTGCTGCGCTGGAGAGCGTGCGCCCGAGCGTCGAGCAGATCCTGCACACCACGGCGGCGGCCAAGTTGCTGGATGCACTGGAGGACAATCTGCTGCCGGCACCGATCCAGTCCAGCGTGGTGCCGCTTCCGCATCAGCTCTATGCGTTGAACCGCGCGGTGAGCCGCGACCGCGAGCGCTTCGAGGACCTGATCTCAGTGGCGTGGGATCTGGTCATCATCGACGAGGCCCACCGCATGGGCGGCTCGACCTCCCAGGTAGCCCGCTACAAGCTGGGCGCGGCGCTGGCGGAAGCCTCGCCCTATCTCTTACTACTGTCAGCCACACCGCACCAGGGCAAGACCGATCAGTTCATGCGACTGATGCAGTTGCTGGACCGCGACGCTTTCCCGGACGAGAGCAGCGTCAGCCGTGACCGGGTACGCCCCTTCGTGATCCGCACCGAGAAGCGTGCGTCCATCAATGCCGAGGGCCAGCCGCTGTTCAAGCCGCGTGTCACCCGGCTGCAGGCGGTGGCCTGGCAGGCACGACATGGCTCGCAGCAGCGCCTCTACGAGGCGGTGACCGACTATGTGCGCCATGGCTACAACCAGGCTATGGCCGCCAAGCAGCGCCACATCGGTTTCCTGATGATTCTGATGCAGCGGCTGGTGACGTCCAGCACAGCCGCCATCCGCACACGCTGGAAAAGCGTCAGGCCCTGCTGGAGGCACCACAGCCGCAGGCCAACCTGTTCGAGAACACCAGCCCGGATGAGTGGGCCGATCTCGACGGCCAATCGCAAGCCGAATCGGCCTGCCCGCCGTGCGCGAGCACCGGCGCAAGCGACTGCAACAGGAACACGATGCGCGCATGGCCGCCCTGGACGACATGGAGGCCGGCGTGCCGGATTTGAGTGCCGTGATGATGGTGCGCGTCGGAGGTGA
- the mads4 gene encoding methylation-associated defense system protein MAD4, which yields MKDLLVYVADADALAFLRSILNKHQALGICAISFDIERHPQRDAGMVQSGAELARMKKNLYGKVILMWDHHGSGRDHKQNSIQVAGEIQNKLDAYTWSGNSAVTVLVPELEQWLWHCENAVAAHCNVTTAQLEEWVAQRAQKLNISAETLKRNQPKELFEYVMREKLKRTISPRDFEEIGSRAGITKLLACDSFRSIYDALRHWFPPDMQELGE from the coding sequence ATGAAGGATTTGCTCGTCTACGTCGCCGATGCCGATGCTTTGGCCTTCCTGAGATCAATTTTGAATAAACATCAGGCACTTGGTATTTGTGCAATTAGCTTTGATATCGAACGCCATCCGCAGCGCGATGCAGGAATGGTGCAGAGCGGCGCAGAACTGGCACGCATGAAGAAGAACCTTTACGGCAAGGTCATACTGATGTGGGACCATCACGGCTCGGGGCGCGACCATAAGCAGAATTCGATCCAGGTTGCTGGGGAAATTCAAAATAAGCTGGATGCATACACTTGGAGCGGCAATAGCGCGGTCACAGTGCTGGTACCTGAACTTGAGCAGTGGTTGTGGCATTGCGAAAATGCTGTCGCTGCCCACTGCAACGTGACAACTGCGCAGTTGGAGGAATGGGTCGCGCAGCGTGCGCAGAAGCTGAACATCTCTGCAGAGACTCTGAAGCGGAATCAGCCCAAAGAGCTTTTCGAATATGTCATGCGCGAAAAACTCAAACGCACCATTTCTCCAAGAGATTTCGAGGAAATCGGTAGTCGTGCCGGAATCACTAAGTTGCTAGCGTGCGACTCATTCCGATCGATTTATGATGCACTTCGTCATTGGTTCCCGCCTGACATGCAAGAACTCGGCGAGTGA
- a CDS encoding AAA family ATPase, producing MIVGLTIRNFKGIKEIINLPLSTFHVLVGPNGVGKTTFLDAIDFVRDCLVQGPASAVESRHIADFNDLTWLRQGGTIEIELWLDLSAQLKEQTESLLNYRLAIRQDPKLGVCVEDEQLRQYSKNWLPSGEKLTFSNKVKPKRLLGKTTKGTDFYSREKGTYQDSFNFGLDKLTLALTPPDEERYPTANAVRNFLMQGVRYFQLNSPAMRLPCPATRSTHLDLDGTNLARVVGRLLGANGGLGPFWAGPGSPVARWTEHLRYALPDLDRIGWARRQADNAEYLMLRYENGLEAPSWVLSDGTLRMMALTIPAFLPYENAVYMVEEPENGVHPKALEIILRSLSSIPGSQMLLATHSPFVVQQCGVEPLLCFSRDEQGAHITPGAEHPMLKAWDGTPDLGIVFAAGVLE from the coding sequence ATGATTGTGGGCCTGACGATTCGCAATTTCAAAGGCATCAAAGAAATCATCAACTTGCCGCTGTCTACTTTTCATGTGCTCGTGGGGCCTAATGGTGTTGGTAAGACCACTTTTTTGGATGCCATCGACTTTGTGCGCGACTGCCTGGTACAGGGCCCCGCTTCAGCGGTCGAGTCGCGCCATATTGCGGATTTCAACGACCTGACCTGGTTGCGGCAGGGTGGAACCATCGAAATCGAACTGTGGCTTGATCTTTCCGCGCAACTTAAGGAACAAACTGAAAGTTTGTTGAATTATCGGCTTGCCATTCGACAAGACCCAAAATTGGGCGTATGCGTGGAAGATGAACAGCTCAGACAGTATTCCAAGAACTGGCTGCCCAGCGGGGAGAAGCTGACGTTCAGCAACAAGGTCAAGCCCAAAAGGCTATTAGGAAAAACCACTAAAGGTACTGACTTTTACTCCCGGGAAAAGGGAACCTATCAAGACTCCTTCAATTTCGGCCTCGATAAGCTGACCCTGGCTTTGACTCCACCCGACGAGGAGCGTTATCCAACGGCAAATGCCGTGCGCAACTTCCTCATGCAAGGTGTGCGCTACTTCCAGCTCAACAGCCCGGCGATGCGCCTGCCGTGTCCGGCCACCCGATCGACGCATCTGGATCTGGATGGCACCAACCTGGCGCGAGTCGTGGGACGCTTGCTGGGTGCAAATGGTGGGCTGGGGCCATTCTGGGCTGGGCCAGGCTCGCCCGTTGCGCGCTGGACAGAGCACTTGCGCTATGCATTGCCGGACTTGGACCGTATTGGGTGGGCCCGGCGGCAGGCAGACAACGCCGAATACTTGATGCTGCGCTACGAAAACGGTCTGGAGGCGCCGAGTTGGGTGCTCTCCGACGGCACCTTACGCATGATGGCGCTGACCATTCCAGCCTTTTTACCTTATGAAAACGCGGTGTACATGGTTGAGGAGCCAGAAAACGGTGTACACCCCAAGGCACTGGAAATCATCCTTCGATCTCTATCGTCTATTCCCGGATCGCAGATGCTGCTGGCGACACATTCGCCATTTGTGGTGCAGCAATGTGGCGTGGAGCCGCTTTTGTGCTTCAGTCGTGACGAGCAAGGGGCGCATATCACACCGGGCGCAGAGCATCCCATGCTCAAGGCTTGGGACGGGACGCCTGATCTCGGCATCGTTTTTGCCGCCGGGGTGCTGGAATGA